One Haladaptatus paucihalophilus DX253 genomic window, TCTCCATACGCTCTGGTCAAGCAAGGTGTGCTAATAGGTTTTAGGGGGTGCTCGGTAGCATATCACACGATTTCTGAACAATCTCACCGAGTCGAGCGTCTCACAGCCTTGCAGTATCGTACGTTTTGTCGAGGCCGATTTTGATCACGAGGTCCCACTTTCCCACACAGTCACCATCGCTCTCCCAATCGCTGGTTGTACGAGTAGCGATTGGCCTAACAAGAATTACGAGACGGGTGGGAACGAAAAGCAACTCCGTCAAGCAGCGACGAAATCTACTCTCTACAAAGCGCCCAACTGCGCGTGTCGTGAAGGGCACAAAAAGTACCCGGAGTCAACGACAGGCGTGGAAATAACGGTTACCAACGTGGACGACATTTTCAGGGGGCTATTCCCTGACGTATTTAATAATACGGGCCATCCCGGATTCTAAGTGATAGAGGTTGTGACAGTGGAACAACCAGTTTCCGGGATTGTCTGCGAGGAAGTCGAACGTCACCGACCCCATGTGACCCGGCACGATAACCGTGTCCTTCATTGCGTCTCCGACCCGGAAGAAATGCCCGTGGAGGTGCATCGGATGAAGCACCGGACTCCGATTCGTCATCCTCACGCGGACGTGTTCGCCTTCCCGGATGTGTAGCGGATCAGCGTCGGGATATGCTTGTCCATCGATGAGCCAGCCATACGAACCACCCATCTCAGGCGACAGCGTCAAGTCAAACGTCCGGTCGGGGCTTCCACGGAGTTGCTTCGGGAGCTGCATTGCTCGCAGATCGCTATATTGGAGCGTCCGCCCCCACGAGCTGAGACCGGCTGGAGACTCTGACGAATTTTCATACCGGAGGACCGCACGAGCTGGCTGTTCGTCGCCATCGACTGCCTCTCCTCGTATTTCCCATGCACCGGGATTCGTCGCTTCGATGATGGCATCGTAGCGTTCGCCGGCACCGAAAACGAACGAATCGACCGGAACGGTGTCAACGGGTTGCCCGTCGGCGTGCGATATCTGTAGTTTATGCCCGGCAATTCCGACACGGAATGCAGTCGCACTGCTGGAATTAATAAAGCGTAGGCGGACCCGTTCTCCCTCCTTGACGTCGAATGTGGTGGGATCTGCTGGTAGACGACCGTTTACGAGCAAGCCGGCGTACGGTGGGCGTCGGTCATCCATCATACCACCCATTCCACTGCCACCCATACCGCCCATCCCGCCACCACCGCTACCGCTCGACGATCCTCCGAGCGGTTCGGGTGCGTGGGTCAGATAGTCGTCGAACACGACGGTGTAGTCTCGGTCGTACTCGACATGTGGCGATTTCTCTTCGATTACGAGTGGTGCAGATAGCCCGCGGTCGAGTTGGAGTTCGACGTGGCTGTGGAAGAAGTACGTTCCCGCCGGTTTCGCCCGGAATTTGTACGTAAACGTCTCGTCCGGCTGGATCGGCCGTTGGGTCACGTTCGGCACGCCGTCCATTTGGTTAGGGACGGGGAGGCCGTGCCAGTGCACCGTTGTTTCCGTGGGGAGACGGTTCTGCAACTCGACGCGAATGATTTCGTCTTCGGTGACTCGGAGTTCGTTACCAGGGAACGATTCGTTGTACAGCCAGTTCGATGCCGAAGAAGAGGAAGGAGACACGGTAGCAGGGGAAGCTGTCAGTGTGGCCTGCACGTCCGAATCGCCCGACACTGTGGTCCGTGCGGAGACCGTCTTTTCGTCGTCGAACGACGGGATAGAACTGGTAGTACAACCAGTGAGGGCCCCGATTCCCGCGACACCAAATCCACGGAGGAGTGCGCGTCGAGAGAGACGTGAGTCGTCCGTCATCGGTCGGCATACGAACCGGAACATAATAAGGTGCAATATTGGGATTTTTATGAAAGATACTGATCGGGCACGCAACCACGAACGAGACGATGTCGAAATTGTCGGACTACAGCACTGACTGAACCCACAGAAATTGAGGGTGATTAGAGTTCGGACACACATCAAGTCACGGGACCCGGGTGTAGTCCACTTCCGCTTACGAAGGCGGAAGTGGTACACCACTTAGAAACTCATTTACGCCAATTTCAAAAGAATAGATCGAGCGAAAAGAACTAGACAGCGAAAATCCATACTGCTTTATCCAAGCCACAACCATCCCCTATCCGTGTGTGAGGACAGTGCCTCTCGTAAACTCCTATCCCTCCTAGGAGACGAACACGTCCAAGCCATACTATCTGTTACGAGTGAGCAACCCATGTCCGCGAACGAACTGAGTGATGCCTGTGGTATTTCACTACCAACTGTGTATAGACGGCTCGAGGAACTGGTCGAACACGACTTGCTTTCCGAACAGAACAAGATAGCATCCGACGGAAATCACTATAAGACGTACGAAGCGGCAGTAGAGCGGATCGGCGTTCGACTCCATCAGGGTCAGTTTGACGTCGACATCGGAGAACAGCCACCTACCGATGCCCCAGAGCGATTCAATCGGTTGTGGGATGACATCCGAGGGGATGATTCCTAATGCACGCTGGACTCATCGTGGCGAAAATCATCGTAATAATACTTGGAGTTCTCATTGCACTCCAAAGCTATCGTGCGTACAGGCGATACGACAATCAACCGATGCTCTTCCTCGCAATCGGGTTTGTGATGATCAGCATCGGTGCCGTAATCGAAGGGATACTGTTCGACATCGCCAACGTGTCGATTTTCTATTCTGGAATGATTCAGTCGATAATCGTCATCGTTGGAATGGGTTTCGTCCTCTATTCTCTCTACTATCAACCAACGTAGGGACCTAGGAGAACGGAATGGAATCTATGTATGCGAGAGGCGCAGCAGAGTTTGGCTGTTCTCGACGCGTTCGGCACACGTACCGATTATTGATGTCACGTTGTAGGCGACCACGACGAGTCTCGAACTCTTCTTCAGAAAGTTCCCACGTCCATACGCTAATCGGAGTTCTTCGAGTGCCGGGTCGGTTCCTACGCCAGCTCGCGCAAGGGCACGATGGATAAGGTAGCCACTGCCATCAGGATAATCAGTGGGATGAGCATCATGACCCATCCCCAGCTCGGAGTGACGTAACCGCTAACCCGGACCCATCCTCCACCCACCCAGTAGCGGGAATGCGAACAGCATCACCACCACTGGGATGAGAAGGAGGACTGCAAGAACGATGTTGCGATGTCGCCGACCACTACAGTAAGAATCGACCAAGGTACGCAACTCGTGCTGGAACGTCTGGGAAACAACTTACCGTTAGTACGTCAAAAAGAGAGATATGGGAAACGAATGTACGTACTGTGGTAGCAATATCGAGCGGCACGACCCTGTATTCGTTAATGTGGGCGCGAACACCAGTACGAACCAAGCGGGACAGTTCTGCAATTATGCCTGCCTCGCAACACACATCGAAGAAGAGGGGTTGACTGATGGTGCCGCTTGTGAGTGGCCTTGCTAAGTTCAGACCCACTCCCCATCTGAAGATCAGTTAGAGGACAGATATGTGTATAATCTGGCTGACTGTGATCGAATGAGATGTACTCGATAATTAGCGAACGAGTCGAGTCTTAACTGTCCCCAGCAGTCCAGTCCGTTTGGTCGACTCGTCTTTTGAACTGTTTGAATCCGCCTGTTCTCCTGCAGTCTCGCCCAGTCTCGCTTCTTCATACTCTGCAATCATGTGCGCCACGTGACGATTGCACATATCCCTGGATACGCGTCCGACCTACATAACTGTTTGATCGATGGTGGGGGATATCACATGGGCGACAAGAGTCTGTCGAATAAAACGAAACGAGGGACGGATTCCAGAACCATCCAAAGGAGACCACCACGAATTGCTTGCGAATGCAAACCAACAGTATCCGAATCACAGTCTTGCCGAGATTCCCACATTTGCTCAGTGCCGAGCGCGTTGTCGGTGACGCAAAAGTAGGAAACCAAGAGCGATGATGAGAAGTACCTGTACCACTTTATCGATCAGACCGAAACTTCCGACGTGGGGCATTCCATCAGTGATCCACAGGAGGATTTGAACAGCCGTATAGAGAATCCCCACACCATAGAGATACAGTCGGTTGACATCGATAAAGAACAGACCAATGCCACCGAGAAATCCGAGTCCGGCAAGGGCCATTATCTGTTCGCCATGTTCGAAATAGAGATAAAAGTGCACGGCAGCAGTAAAGAGTACAAGTAGCGCGACGCCAAAGTGAATTGGAGAGGCTGTGAAGTTCTGCCGGCGTGTACTGGTGTACCGATACACTGGTGCCGTTGCAACGGTTCCTAACAGGAACAGTCCACCGACGATCATCAGCCAGCCATTCACGAATCCTTCTTCATCACCGCTGTGTCCCTCCCCTTCGTGGCTGTGGCCTGATTCGGACTGACTTTCCCCCGCGTCTGTCTTCCCACCATGTCCTGATTCGGTTGCCGTCTCTGTGCCATGTTGTCCCCCATCGTTATGGCCATCGGCCTGACCCGATGTCGTCGACGTTGTTGTATGATCTTCACTACTTGCCATCGAAAAACCTGGTGAAACAACCAGAAAGACGATGCTCAGTATGAGGAGTACGCGTCCAATTCGTTGCCAGTTGGGTTTCATCAGTGGCGTTTGATCGCGATGGGATATAGTTCGTCACGAGCGTCTTCATCCAGTGAAAACGCTCCCTAATATTGCACAACAATAATGTGGATTATGCCCAGGAGAATTAGAATTCACAACGACGATTCCACAGGTGGAGATGGATATTCTCAGGGCATGATGTTGCTCATCCCGAAGAACCGCCATTCCAACGTCATACTCATGGAGAACTCAACGATGTAGCCGACCGTGGACTTCTTGGAATTGCGTGCTTCGCGTTTGTTCTTGGATTCGCCCACGAAGAAGAGTTCCAAATCATTTGGCTCTGTTCGGGATCACGGTACCGACATGAGGGGGTGCTTTTCTAGCGGGGGGGATACAACTTCGACCGCAACCAAGACAGAGGAATCGACCACGAGCGTAAGAAAGTGCCGAGCATTCGTTCACGTCATTGATGAAGGCAATTCCCCGAACTCGTCATCGACCGTCCCACTCACTCGACCATCTTTTCTCTATAGTCGGAATCGTCATCCATACTGTCGGGAGCGGAAAGGCTCCTGAACGTCCCAACGAGCATCAACAAGAACCCAAGCACTATCGCGGCAAAACTGACGGTGGTGGTGCCAGCGGTGAGCCCAGCATAGACGAGGATTCCTAGGCAAATTAGCAGCACTGGAAGAATAGCTCTTTTCTGGTAGTAGATTGGCGCTTCGTTCGTTGTATCGTCGTCCGGTTGTTCAGTCACTGTTAATCAACCTATATCGCCGCTGCCTCCCCAATCGTGTTAAGTATTACCATGCATCCGTATAAATATCAGAGTTTAATTTAGAAATAATAGAACAGAATAAGTTTAATATTGGGGATTTGTCTGCTATATTTGGATGGTTAACGACATCTTCGGGCAGGGAGAAACATTCTCATATCATATTCTAATAGAACGAAAGAAAATAGCACTGGAAACTGAGTTCGATGAACGTTGTTCGGCTCCTTGGCTAGATTATATAATAAAATCAAGCTATGTCTGACGAACTTATTTCCTCCATCGACTCATCGGTGGGGATACGCTCTCACAGAGGCCAGCACGACGCCATCGTCTGGCGCCATCACCCGACAATGTCGTCGTGCCTGGTTGTGAGAGTTCTCTCTTTCCTCTGCATTCTTTACGACGGGGTGAATACGGTTCGTTGGTCGGTATTTTCTCTCCCGAGGGGTAGTGTTTCGGAAATCCGAATCGGAAATGGATGGAATCTATCAAGTCCTTCTGGCGCTGCCAGACATATTTAGCGACGATCGACTGGTCGTTGATTCGTGTATAACCGCGTCAAT contains:
- a CDS encoding multicopper oxidase family protein; its protein translation is MTDDSRLSRRALLRGFGVAGIGALTGCTTSSIPSFDDEKTVSARTTVSGDSDVQATLTASPATVSPSSSSASNWLYNESFPGNELRVTEDEIIRVELQNRLPTETTVHWHGLPVPNQMDGVPNVTQRPIQPDETFTYKFRAKPAGTYFFHSHVELQLDRGLSAPLVIEEKSPHVEYDRDYTVVFDDYLTHAPEPLGGSSSGSGGGGMGGMGGSGMGGMMDDRRPPYAGLLVNGRLPADPTTFDVKEGERVRLRFINSSSATAFRVGIAGHKLQISHADGQPVDTVPVDSFVFGAGERYDAIIEATNPGAWEIRGEAVDGDEQPARAVLRYENSSESPAGLSSWGRTLQYSDLRAMQLPKQLRGSPDRTFDLTLSPEMGGSYGWLIDGQAYPDADPLHIREGEHVRVRMTNRSPVLHPMHLHGHFFRVGDAMKDTVIVPGHMGSVTFDFLADNPGNWLFHCHNLYHLESGMARIIKYVRE
- a CDS encoding ArsR/SmtB family transcription factor, whose amino-acid sequence is MCEDSASRKLLSLLGDEHVQAILSVTSEQPMSANELSDACGISLPTVYRRLEELVEHDLLSEQNKIASDGNHYKTYEAAVERIGVRLHQGQFDVDIGEQPPTDAPERFNRLWDDIRGDDS
- a CDS encoding DUF7521 family protein, with translation MHAGLIVAKIIVIILGVLIALQSYRAYRRYDNQPMLFLAIGFVMISIGAVIEGILFDIANVSIFYSGMIQSIIVIVGMGFVLYSLYYQPT